A region from the Aphis gossypii isolate Hap1 chromosome 1, ASM2018417v2, whole genome shotgun sequence genome encodes:
- the LOC114128548 gene encoding SURP and G-patch domain-containing protein 1-like isoform X2 translates to MFRNGKFSETTPSKQSRSERFQEMSKQQQLIEQKKREIQAKFEEKKKKIAELTGEKKSQQPLATTKNAIKLDKIKSFYQKSKSIKKNETSSKGSNEELPYESTGAHKNKPTLADVFEKDDISDTKDTKDLENNIEPNVVHGPKLDHQFIGYNINQSYQPSNFYNTPSVQVTSIQPQPQTTVVQVPTVSIVTTHPILQISQPTSMYQSQNPVFISQNNSKIPHGPYQQYPLQTPPLTATIVTDTTTTTTVPRNADEQPSLIVTETSTVSLGPTPEAAHILNATPQTIETYTPVPRALNTVMRCEPQAVLENQDVESLAATVAEYGDEIENIILQERPQDVNLLFLRDKSSPAYTIFRQRVGYLKAKIIANKLTPTEIKPQTLSNQIAATDFENEDGTNKKRKRKSRWANDNVKATVTSTIGGTPIAISQSIPQPVHAQKLVGVPGMSGPMISQVGRNDPALIQYAMQSFGTINLSEEDWKKAEDHYKINLLYQDMLKKRQQLESLQRAGKFKYEYDSDEDTEGGTWEHKLRKEEMVATERWAEELTEKSKDKHHIGDFLPPDELARFMEKYSALREDREPDLSDYKEFKLKEDNIGFQMLQKLGWSEGQGLGSSGTGIVEPVNKGGSHNENHGLGVERPSDLRQNDDEFDAYRKRMMLAYRFRPNPLNNPRRPYY, encoded by the exons atgtttcgaaATGGTAAGTTTTCCGAAACAACTCCATCAAAACAGTCACGAAGTGAACGTTTTCAAGAAATGTCTAAGCAACAACAATTAATTGAACAAAAGAAACGTGAAATTCAAGctaaatttgaagaaaaaaaaaagaaaattgctGAATTAActggagaaaaaaaatcacaacaaCCTTTAGCTACCactaaaaatgcaataaaattggataaaatcaaatcattttatcaaaaatctaagagtataaaaaa GAATGAGACTTCATCAAAAGGTTCAAATGAAGAGTTACCATATGAGTCCACAGGagctcataaaaataaacctacTTTAGctgatgtttttgaaaaagatGACATTTCTG atacgaAAGATACTAAAgatcttgaaaataatattgaaccaAATGTTGTACATGGACCAaaattag ATCATCaatttattggatataatattaatcaatcatACCAACCatccaatttttataacactcCATCTGTTCAAGTAACTTCAATCCAGCCTCAACCTCAGACCACTGTGGTTCAAGTTCCTACTGTATCAATAGTTACCACACAtccaattttacaaatttcacAACCAACTTCAATGTATCAGTCACAAAATCCAGTATTTATAtctcaaaataattcaaaa atTCCTCATGGTCCTTATCAACAATATCCGTTGCAAACTCCTCCACTAACGGCTACAATAGTTACAGATactacaacaacaacaactgtACCTCGTAATGCTGATGAGCAACCATCACTTATAGTAACTGAAACATCTACAGTGTCTTTGGGACCAACTCCAGAAGCAGCACATATATTGAATGCAACACCTCAAACAATTGAAACTTACACTCCGGTTCCGAGAG CTTTGAATACAGTGATGAGATGTGAACCACAAGCAGTTCTTGAAAATCAAGATGTCGAAAGTTTGGCAGCTACAGTTGCTGAATATGGcgatgaaattgaaaatattatactacaagaACGACCCCAAgatgttaatttatt attTTTGAGAGACAAAAGTTCTCCAGCCTATACAATTTTTCGACAAAGAGTTGGATActtaaaagcaaaaataatagctaataaattaacacCAACTGAGATAAAACCTCAAACATTATCAAATCAAATAGCGGCTACGGACTTTGAGAATGAAGATGGAACTAATAAAAAACGTAAACGTAAAAGTCGTTGGGCAAATGATAATGTTAAAGCTACAGTCACTTCAACAATTGGTGGTACTCCTATTGCAATTAGTCAAAGTATTCCTCAACCAGTTCATGCTCAAAAACTTG ttggtGTGCCTGGTATGTCTGGACCCATGATCAGTCAAGTAGGACGAAATGATCCTgctttaatacaatatgctaTGCAATCATTtggaacaataaatttatctgaAGAAGATTGGAAAAAAGCAGAAGATCATTATAAA ataaatttattatatcaagaTATGCTTAAAAAACGTCAACAATTGGAAAGTTTACAAAGAGctggaaaatttaaatatgaatatgataGTGATGAAGATACTGAAGGTGGAACATGGGaacataaattaagaaaagagGAAATGGTTGCTACCGAAAGATGGGCTGAAGAATTAACTGAAAAGTCTAAAGATAAACATCACATTGGTGACTTTTTACCTCCAGATGAACTTGCTAGGTTTATGGAAAag tattctgCTTTAAGAGAAGATCGCGAGCCTGATTTGTCTgattataaagaatttaaattaaaagaagaTAATATAGGTTTTCAGATGTTACAAAAACTTGGGTGGTCCGAAGGACAAGGTTTGGGATCTAGTGGTACTGGTATCGTTGAGCcagttaataa AGGCGGTTCTCATAATGAAAATCATGGTTTGGGTGTTGAAAGACCATCAGACCTCAGACAAAATGATGATGAATTTGATGCTTATCGAAAACGAATGATGTTGGCATATCGTTTTCGTCCTAATCCTTtg AATAATCCTCGAAGACCATATTACTAA
- the LOC114128548 gene encoding uncharacterized protein LOC114128548 isoform X3, which yields MFRNGKFSETTPSKQSRSERFQEMSKQQQLIEQKKREIQAKFEEKKKKIAELTGEKKSQQPLATTKNAIKLDKIKSFYQKSKSIKKNETSSKGSNEELPYESTGAHKNKPTLADVFEKDDISDTKDTKDLENNIEPNVVHGPKLESNYCIDAFKEPEPFIPDHQFIGYNINQSYQPSNFYNTPSVQVTSIQPQPQTTVVQVPTVSIVTTHPILQISQPTSMYQSQNPVFISQNNSKIPHGPYQQYPLQTPPLTATIVTDTTTTTTVPRNADEQPSLIVTETSTVSLGPTPEAAHILNATPQTIETYTPVPRALNTVMRCEPQAVLENQDVESLAATVAEYGDEIENIILQERPQDVNLLFLRDKSSPAYTIFRQRVGYLKAKIIANKLTPTEIKPQTLSNQIAATDFENEDGTNKKRKRKSRWANDNVKATVTSTIGGTPIAISQSIPQPVHAQKLVGVPGMSGPMISQVGRNDPALIQYAMQSFGTINLSEEDWKKAEDHYKINLLYQDMLKKRQQLESLQRAGKFKYEYDSDEDTEGGTWEHKLRKEEMVATERWAEELTEKSKDKHHIGDFLPPDELARFMEKVLNLNLNILL from the exons atgtttcgaaATGGTAAGTTTTCCGAAACAACTCCATCAAAACAGTCACGAAGTGAACGTTTTCAAGAAATGTCTAAGCAACAACAATTAATTGAACAAAAGAAACGTGAAATTCAAGctaaatttgaagaaaaaaaaaagaaaattgctGAATTAActggagaaaaaaaatcacaacaaCCTTTAGCTACCactaaaaatgcaataaaattggataaaatcaaatcattttatcaaaaatctaagagtataaaaaa GAATGAGACTTCATCAAAAGGTTCAAATGAAGAGTTACCATATGAGTCCACAGGagctcataaaaataaacctacTTTAGctgatgtttttgaaaaagatGACATTTCTG atacgaAAGATACTAAAgatcttgaaaataatattgaaccaAATGTTGTACATGGACCAaaattag aatcaaattattgtatagatgCATTTAAAGAACCGGAGCCCTTTATTCCAGATCATCaatttattggatataatattaatcaatcatACCAACCatccaatttttataacactcCATCTGTTCAAGTAACTTCAATCCAGCCTCAACCTCAGACCACTGTGGTTCAAGTTCCTACTGTATCAATAGTTACCACACAtccaattttacaaatttcacAACCAACTTCAATGTATCAGTCACAAAATCCAGTATTTATAtctcaaaataattcaaaa atTCCTCATGGTCCTTATCAACAATATCCGTTGCAAACTCCTCCACTAACGGCTACAATAGTTACAGATactacaacaacaacaactgtACCTCGTAATGCTGATGAGCAACCATCACTTATAGTAACTGAAACATCTACAGTGTCTTTGGGACCAACTCCAGAAGCAGCACATATATTGAATGCAACACCTCAAACAATTGAAACTTACACTCCGGTTCCGAGAG CTTTGAATACAGTGATGAGATGTGAACCACAAGCAGTTCTTGAAAATCAAGATGTCGAAAGTTTGGCAGCTACAGTTGCTGAATATGGcgatgaaattgaaaatattatactacaagaACGACCCCAAgatgttaatttatt attTTTGAGAGACAAAAGTTCTCCAGCCTATACAATTTTTCGACAAAGAGTTGGATActtaaaagcaaaaataatagctaataaattaacacCAACTGAGATAAAACCTCAAACATTATCAAATCAAATAGCGGCTACGGACTTTGAGAATGAAGATGGAACTAATAAAAAACGTAAACGTAAAAGTCGTTGGGCAAATGATAATGTTAAAGCTACAGTCACTTCAACAATTGGTGGTACTCCTATTGCAATTAGTCAAAGTATTCCTCAACCAGTTCATGCTCAAAAACTTG ttggtGTGCCTGGTATGTCTGGACCCATGATCAGTCAAGTAGGACGAAATGATCCTgctttaatacaatatgctaTGCAATCATTtggaacaataaatttatctgaAGAAGATTGGAAAAAAGCAGAAGATCATTATAAA ataaatttattatatcaagaTATGCTTAAAAAACGTCAACAATTGGAAAGTTTACAAAGAGctggaaaatttaaatatgaatatgataGTGATGAAGATACTGAAGGTGGAACATGGGaacataaattaagaaaagagGAAATGGTTGCTACCGAAAGATGGGCTGAAGAATTAACTGAAAAGTCTAAAGATAAACATCACATTGGTGACTTTTTACCTCCAGATGAACTTGCTAGGTTTATGGAAAaggttttgaatttaaatttaaa tattctgCTTTAA
- the LOC114128527 gene encoding uncharacterized protein LOC114128527 gives MNHSNLIKSTPEDDYVSFMVYLRTNSVWKTVSDVFRMLNETRPEDPIEFFKANVKIDNSDSRAIEETRREIAEAEKKLKILKRDKLVLTANLDFLDKTIRGVNRKPNLGVRSTVDYAEYDDNETISETFSYSDHVL, from the exons atgaatcatagtaatttaataaag TCAACACCAGAAGATGATTACGTTTCTTTCATGGTCTATCTACGAACCAACAGTGTCTGGAAAACAGTGAGTGACGTGTTCAGGATGTTAAACGAAACTAGGCCCGAAGATCCGATcga GTTCTTCAAGGCGAATGTAAAAATCGATAACAGTGACAGCAGAGCCATTGAAGAAACGCGTCGAGAAATCGCAGAAGCCGAAAAAAAGCTTAAGATCTTAAAACGTGATAAACTTGTGTTGACGGCTAACTTAGATTTTCTCGACAAAACCATTCGTGGTGTAAATCGAAAACCAAATTTGGGTGTTCGAAGCACCGTTGACTACGCGGAGTACGACGACAACGAAACAATTTCCGAAACGTTTTCTTATTCCGACCACGTATTGTAG
- the LOC114128559 gene encoding 46 kDa FK506-binding nuclear protein-like isoform X1 encodes MFMLIGIVMEPGKKYSTVVENTFHLSMATLDLESVKKADDVHTVYVETDDNPRVILCHLSKASKLYQCRLDHIFPRGTDLKFVTSATANIHMTGYLDLNEDDELYSDLESESESEETQIEKPAQGKGNKRKLEDNTSKKNKSIKLDESNQSDEESDDETMDFEDDSDDDGEGLKLSDLADDDDDDDDDDDDEDDDDDDDDDDDEEEEEDSDDEIEEVPVLTKKTKEQQKTPKKQLNGNEKTPKKEAITPKGQEKTPKGQKTPLPKTPDANKSLINGTTESSKKQKNKEPKTPLSGLKTKPDTPLPKDKQNQQQKLNGGVIINDIKVGDGAVAKPGKNVKVYYIGRLKSTGKVFDSMQKGPGFTFGLQRGEVIKGWDIGIAGMKVGGKRKVICPPNMAYGAKGSPPEIPPNSTLVFDVELKHVN; translated from the exons aTGTTCATGTTAATAGGCATAGTAATGGAACCGGGGAAAAAATACAGTACTGTTGTCGAAAACACATTCCATCTGTCAATGGCTACACTTGATTTGGAATCCGTTAAAAAGG ctGATGATGTACATACTGTTTATGTCGAGACTGATGATAATCCTCGAGTAATTCTTTGTCATTTGTCTAAAGCATCAAAATTGTACCAATGTCGATTGGATCATATTTTCCCACGAGGaacagatttaaaatttgttacatCAGCCACTGCTAACATACATATGacag gatatttagatttaaatgaaGACGATGAATTATATTCTGATTTGGAAAGTGAATCTGAATCTGAAGAAACACAAATTGAAAAACCAGCACAAGGAAAAG GAAATAAACGTAAATTGGAAgataatacttcaaaaaaaaataaatccattaAATTGGATGAGAGTAATCAATCTGATGAAGAAAGTGATGATGAAACCATGGATTTTGAAGATGATAGTGATGATGACGGCGAAGGGTTAAAAC TAAGTGATTTAGCTGATGATGACGATGACGATGATgacgacgatgatgatgaagatgacgatgatgacgatgatgatgacgacgacgaagaagaagaagaagatagTGACGATGAAATTGAAGAAGTACCAGTATTgacgaaaaaaacaaaagaacaacaaaaaaccccaaaaaaacaattaaatggaAATGAAAAGACTCCCAAAAAAGAAGCGATTACCCCTAAAGGTCAAGAAAAGACCCCTAAAGGTCAAAAAACTCCTTTACCCAAAACACCTGACGCaaataaaagtttgataaat ggtACAACAGAAAGTagtaaaaaacagaaaaataaggAACCTAAAACCCCACTTAGTGGATTAAAGACTAAACCAGATACTCCACTGCCTAAAGATAAGCAAAATCAACAACAAAAGTTAAATGGTGGAGTTatcataaatgatattaaagtTGGGGATGGAGCTGTTGCAAAACCAGGAaagaat gttaaagtgtattatattggCCGCCTTAAATCCACTGGTAAAGTTTTTGATTCAATGCAGAAAGGACCTGGATTCACTTTTGGATTACAACGTGGTGAAGTTATTAAGGGTTGGGATATTGGTATTGCCGGTATGAAAGTTGGAGGCAAAAGAAAAGTGATATGTCCACCAAATATGGC gTATGGTGCTAAAGGAAGTCCGCCTGAAATTCCACCAAATAGTACATTAGTTTTTGATGTAGAACTTAAACATGTTAATTAA
- the LOC114128559 gene encoding 46 kDa FK506-binding nuclear protein-like isoform X2 has translation MWSIVMEPGKKYSTVVENTFHLSMATLDLESVKKADDVHTVYVETDDNPRVILCHLSKASKLYQCRLDHIFPRGTDLKFVTSATANIHMTGYLDLNEDDELYSDLESESESEETQIEKPAQGKGNKRKLEDNTSKKNKSIKLDESNQSDEESDDETMDFEDDSDDDGEGLKLSDLADDDDDDDDDDDDEDDDDDDDDDDDEEEEEDSDDEIEEVPVLTKKTKEQQKTPKKQLNGNEKTPKKEAITPKGQEKTPKGQKTPLPKTPDANKSLINGTTESSKKQKNKEPKTPLSGLKTKPDTPLPKDKQNQQQKLNGGVIINDIKVGDGAVAKPGKNVKVYYIGRLKSTGKVFDSMQKGPGFTFGLQRGEVIKGWDIGIAGMKVGGKRKVICPPNMAYGAKGSPPEIPPNSTLVFDVELKHVN, from the exons ATGTGGA GCATAGTAATGGAACCGGGGAAAAAATACAGTACTGTTGTCGAAAACACATTCCATCTGTCAATGGCTACACTTGATTTGGAATCCGTTAAAAAGG ctGATGATGTACATACTGTTTATGTCGAGACTGATGATAATCCTCGAGTAATTCTTTGTCATTTGTCTAAAGCATCAAAATTGTACCAATGTCGATTGGATCATATTTTCCCACGAGGaacagatttaaaatttgttacatCAGCCACTGCTAACATACATATGacag gatatttagatttaaatgaaGACGATGAATTATATTCTGATTTGGAAAGTGAATCTGAATCTGAAGAAACACAAATTGAAAAACCAGCACAAGGAAAAG GAAATAAACGTAAATTGGAAgataatacttcaaaaaaaaataaatccattaAATTGGATGAGAGTAATCAATCTGATGAAGAAAGTGATGATGAAACCATGGATTTTGAAGATGATAGTGATGATGACGGCGAAGGGTTAAAAC TAAGTGATTTAGCTGATGATGACGATGACGATGATgacgacgatgatgatgaagatgacgatgatgacgatgatgatgacgacgacgaagaagaagaagaagatagTGACGATGAAATTGAAGAAGTACCAGTATTgacgaaaaaaacaaaagaacaacaaaaaaccccaaaaaaacaattaaatggaAATGAAAAGACTCCCAAAAAAGAAGCGATTACCCCTAAAGGTCAAGAAAAGACCCCTAAAGGTCAAAAAACTCCTTTACCCAAAACACCTGACGCaaataaaagtttgataaat ggtACAACAGAAAGTagtaaaaaacagaaaaataaggAACCTAAAACCCCACTTAGTGGATTAAAGACTAAACCAGATACTCCACTGCCTAAAGATAAGCAAAATCAACAACAAAAGTTAAATGGTGGAGTTatcataaatgatattaaagtTGGGGATGGAGCTGTTGCAAAACCAGGAaagaat gttaaagtgtattatattggCCGCCTTAAATCCACTGGTAAAGTTTTTGATTCAATGCAGAAAGGACCTGGATTCACTTTTGGATTACAACGTGGTGAAGTTATTAAGGGTTGGGATATTGGTATTGCCGGTATGAAAGTTGGAGGCAAAAGAAAAGTGATATGTCCACCAAATATGGC gTATGGTGCTAAAGGAAGTCCGCCTGAAATTCCACCAAATAGTACATTAGTTTTTGATGTAGAACTTAAACATGTTAATTAA
- the LOC114128575 gene encoding uncharacterized protein LOC114128575 has protein sequence MTSASSTSARSLFGDSKNLLSERVKLNINNMSSVIKQIHKSSKSHDMLNQTVKNLSSLESNIDRTEHNLNQLRNVSTNFNQQYGEFKRSIHLIEEVKEHVQTMQR, from the coding sequence atgacCTCAGCTTCAAGTACAAGTGCTAGATCCCTTTTTGGTGATTCAAAAAATTTGTTGAGTGAACGGGTAAAGttgaatatcaataatatgtcATCAGTTATCAAGCAAATCCACAAAAGTTCAAAGAGTCATGATATGTTAAATCAAACGGTCAAAAATCTTTCATCTTTAGAATCCAATATTGATCGCACTGAACATAACTTAAATCAACTAAGAAATGTTTCAACCAATTTCAACCAACAATATGGAGAATTTAAAAGATCTATACATCTTATTGAAGAAGTAAAAGAACATGTTCAAACTATGCaaagataa
- the LOC114128548 gene encoding uncharacterized protein LOC114128548 isoform X1, with protein MFRNGKFSETTPSKQSRSERFQEMSKQQQLIEQKKREIQAKFEEKKKKIAELTGEKKSQQPLATTKNAIKLDKIKSFYQKSKSIKKNETSSKGSNEELPYESTGAHKNKPTLADVFEKDDISDTKDTKDLENNIEPNVVHGPKLESNYCIDAFKEPEPFIPDHQFIGYNINQSYQPSNFYNTPSVQVTSIQPQPQTTVVQVPTVSIVTTHPILQISQPTSMYQSQNPVFISQNNSKIPHGPYQQYPLQTPPLTATIVTDTTTTTTVPRNADEQPSLIVTETSTVSLGPTPEAAHILNATPQTIETYTPVPRALNTVMRCEPQAVLENQDVESLAATVAEYGDEIENIILQERPQDVNLLFLRDKSSPAYTIFRQRVGYLKAKIIANKLTPTEIKPQTLSNQIAATDFENEDGTNKKRKRKSRWANDNVKATVTSTIGGTPIAISQSIPQPVHAQKLVGVPGMSGPMISQVGRNDPALIQYAMQSFGTINLSEEDWKKAEDHYKINLLYQDMLKKRQQLESLQRAGKFKYEYDSDEDTEGGTWEHKLRKEEMVATERWAEELTEKSKDKHHIGDFLPPDELARFMEKYSALREDREPDLSDYKEFKLKEDNIGFQMLQKLGWSEGQGLGSSGTGIVEPVNKGGSHNENHGLGVERPSDLRQNDDEFDAYRKRMMLAYRFRPNPLNNPRRPYY; from the exons atgtttcgaaATGGTAAGTTTTCCGAAACAACTCCATCAAAACAGTCACGAAGTGAACGTTTTCAAGAAATGTCTAAGCAACAACAATTAATTGAACAAAAGAAACGTGAAATTCAAGctaaatttgaagaaaaaaaaaagaaaattgctGAATTAActggagaaaaaaaatcacaacaaCCTTTAGCTACCactaaaaatgcaataaaattggataaaatcaaatcattttatcaaaaatctaagagtataaaaaa GAATGAGACTTCATCAAAAGGTTCAAATGAAGAGTTACCATATGAGTCCACAGGagctcataaaaataaacctacTTTAGctgatgtttttgaaaaagatGACATTTCTG atacgaAAGATACTAAAgatcttgaaaataatattgaaccaAATGTTGTACATGGACCAaaattag aatcaaattattgtatagatgCATTTAAAGAACCGGAGCCCTTTATTCCAGATCATCaatttattggatataatattaatcaatcatACCAACCatccaatttttataacactcCATCTGTTCAAGTAACTTCAATCCAGCCTCAACCTCAGACCACTGTGGTTCAAGTTCCTACTGTATCAATAGTTACCACACAtccaattttacaaatttcacAACCAACTTCAATGTATCAGTCACAAAATCCAGTATTTATAtctcaaaataattcaaaa atTCCTCATGGTCCTTATCAACAATATCCGTTGCAAACTCCTCCACTAACGGCTACAATAGTTACAGATactacaacaacaacaactgtACCTCGTAATGCTGATGAGCAACCATCACTTATAGTAACTGAAACATCTACAGTGTCTTTGGGACCAACTCCAGAAGCAGCACATATATTGAATGCAACACCTCAAACAATTGAAACTTACACTCCGGTTCCGAGAG CTTTGAATACAGTGATGAGATGTGAACCACAAGCAGTTCTTGAAAATCAAGATGTCGAAAGTTTGGCAGCTACAGTTGCTGAATATGGcgatgaaattgaaaatattatactacaagaACGACCCCAAgatgttaatttatt attTTTGAGAGACAAAAGTTCTCCAGCCTATACAATTTTTCGACAAAGAGTTGGATActtaaaagcaaaaataatagctaataaattaacacCAACTGAGATAAAACCTCAAACATTATCAAATCAAATAGCGGCTACGGACTTTGAGAATGAAGATGGAACTAATAAAAAACGTAAACGTAAAAGTCGTTGGGCAAATGATAATGTTAAAGCTACAGTCACTTCAACAATTGGTGGTACTCCTATTGCAATTAGTCAAAGTATTCCTCAACCAGTTCATGCTCAAAAACTTG ttggtGTGCCTGGTATGTCTGGACCCATGATCAGTCAAGTAGGACGAAATGATCCTgctttaatacaatatgctaTGCAATCATTtggaacaataaatttatctgaAGAAGATTGGAAAAAAGCAGAAGATCATTATAAA ataaatttattatatcaagaTATGCTTAAAAAACGTCAACAATTGGAAAGTTTACAAAGAGctggaaaatttaaatatgaatatgataGTGATGAAGATACTGAAGGTGGAACATGGGaacataaattaagaaaagagGAAATGGTTGCTACCGAAAGATGGGCTGAAGAATTAACTGAAAAGTCTAAAGATAAACATCACATTGGTGACTTTTTACCTCCAGATGAACTTGCTAGGTTTATGGAAAag tattctgCTTTAAGAGAAGATCGCGAGCCTGATTTGTCTgattataaagaatttaaattaaaagaagaTAATATAGGTTTTCAGATGTTACAAAAACTTGGGTGGTCCGAAGGACAAGGTTTGGGATCTAGTGGTACTGGTATCGTTGAGCcagttaataa AGGCGGTTCTCATAATGAAAATCATGGTTTGGGTGTTGAAAGACCATCAGACCTCAGACAAAATGATGATGAATTTGATGCTTATCGAAAACGAATGATGTTGGCATATCGTTTTCGTCCTAATCCTTtg AATAATCCTCGAAGACCATATTACTAA
- the LOC114128579 gene encoding uncharacterized protein LOC114128579 — MVLRHEYMIPAGYYYTNDEQFIAHIKAIWSDNIIDLTGDDDISIATSSVNTWNAFGLINNQQSVSIVIDDDDDDTTSSTSYATEINTLEKSSSDESIDIINSDDDSSCTDDD; from the exons ATGGTATTGCGACATGAATACATGATTCCTGctggatattattatacgaatgaCGAACAGTTCATAGCCCATATAAAAGCAATCTGGTCTGACAATATAATTGATCTTACAGGAGATGATGATATATCAATCGCG acaaGCTCAGTCAACACATGGAATGCATTCGGTTTAATTAACAACCAGCAGTCTGTATCCATTGTCatcgatgatgatgatgatgacacGACATCTTCAACCAGCTATGCAACAGAa aTAAACACACTTGAAAAATCATCTTCTGATGAATCTATTGATATCATCAATTCAGATGATGATTCCAGCTGCACAGATGATGACTGA
- the LOC114128542 gene encoding BET1 homolog → MDYKDKIMRRSHGGNYYDPLPSNSSYGGEFIETENDDLTEQLKDKVNTLKSLSIDIGAEVKYQDRLLRDMDHDFETTGGFLSNTLGRVTKLSRNSGGYNMLYLILFSLAVFFILYIFLKLK, encoded by the exons ATGGATTATAAag ATAAAATAATGCGTAGATCTCACGGAGGAAATTACTATGATCCACTGCCTTCTAACAGTTCATACGGTGGTGAGTTTATTGAAACAGAAAATGATGATTTAACGGAACAACTAAAAGATAAGGTGAATACTTTGAAGTCTCTCTCTATTGACATTGGTGCAGAAGTAAAATACCAAGACCGCTTACTAAGAGATATGGATCATGATTTTGAAACTACTGGAGGATTTTTGAGTAACACACTTGGTCGAGTTACAAAACTTAGTAGAAATAGTGgtggttataatatgttatatctaattttatttagtttggcagtattttttatactatatatatttttaaaactgaaataa